A region from the Lentimonas sp. CC4 genome encodes:
- a CDS encoding alpha/beta hydrolase has protein sequence MEYADSHNLPESIPVWPTNQTPYASSEDDVLPRLTYYLPSDEYRTGQSMLILPGGGYGMVSTTKEGHRPAQFLAAHGIAAAVLEYRHSPQRHPVPLLDAQRALRILRQRASETDGLEPNRVGCIGFSAGGHLCGTVATQPTHADGLLEDALKAIDTRPDCFAMIYPVVCLTHNCAHRGSRDNLLGPGHSEADAEAFSIENNINTGTPPCFIAHGQNDPSVPVENAIRLYQALTSAKVEATMHLYENTGHGIGLAANHPWGKALLDWLKLRNRAQ, from the coding sequence ATGGAATACGCAGACTCACACAACCTTCCAGAATCTATCCCAGTCTGGCCAACCAACCAGACACCTTACGCATCCTCAGAGGACGATGTGCTCCCACGACTCACCTACTATTTACCCAGTGATGAATACCGCACCGGCCAGTCAATGCTCATCCTCCCTGGTGGTGGCTACGGCATGGTCTCGACCACCAAGGAAGGGCACCGTCCCGCGCAATTCCTAGCCGCCCATGGCATCGCCGCAGCGGTGCTCGAGTATCGCCACTCGCCACAGCGCCACCCCGTGCCACTCCTCGACGCACAACGCGCACTCCGCATCCTACGCCAGCGAGCCAGCGAAACCGACGGCCTCGAGCCCAATCGAGTCGGCTGCATAGGCTTTTCCGCCGGTGGCCACCTCTGCGGCACAGTCGCTACCCAACCAACACACGCCGACGGCTTGCTCGAAGACGCACTCAAAGCAATCGACACACGGCCCGATTGCTTTGCCATGATCTATCCCGTCGTCTGCCTCACACACAACTGCGCGCACCGAGGCTCACGCGATAATCTACTCGGCCCCGGTCACAGCGAAGCAGACGCAGAAGCATTTTCGATTGAGAACAACATCAACACGGGCACGCCTCCTTGCTTTATCGCACATGGACAAAACGATCCATCCGTGCCTGTAGAAAATGCGATCCGCCTCTACCAAGCACTGACCAGCGCCAAGGTCGAAGCCACTATGCACCTCTACGAAAACACCGGCCACGGCATCGGACTCGCCGCCAATCACCCATGGGGCAAGGCACTCTTAGACTGGTTGAAGTTGCGCAACCGCGCGCAGTAA
- a CDS encoding sulfatase produces MKFVRYSIYSPVQRVLFALFMFGCCAVLSAETAKPNVLLIYTDDQGYADLSIYGAPQIQTPHIDALARSGVRLTSFYAAASVCTPSRASLLTGLYPPRTGLNGVVNEHATIGLDAESTTTIAEVLSSAGYATAAIGKWHLGHHPQFLPTRHGFDTFYGIPYSNDMEPYVFLRDEAVIENPYEQATLSRRVTDEAIRFIDASAEKPFFIYLAHPMPHKPLATTAAFTGRSKAGPYGDVVEELDFEVGRLLQHLNERGLRDNTIVVFTSDNGPWQPWNRVDYTAGGSAGMWRGQKSNQYEGGFRVPGIVSYPGVIPADRVLDGMSSQLDLFETLLAWCGIAEADIPSNDGHNMAEYFIGTAKKSPREHFFYYHYGKLCGLRHGDWKIMFSRKVKDDHWHAYGDDAAAATELFGDPDTVLPERLFNLQLDPGEANDVAADQIEVIQHLNAIATKVRADLGDNRLGIKGTGRGEPGRVAE; encoded by the coding sequence ATGAAATTTGTAAGATATTCTATTTATAGCCCTGTTCAGCGTGTGCTCTTCGCTTTGTTCATGTTTGGTTGCTGTGCTGTGTTGTCGGCCGAGACGGCTAAGCCGAATGTGTTATTGATCTACACGGATGATCAGGGATATGCGGACTTGAGTATTTATGGAGCGCCGCAAATTCAAACGCCACATATTGATGCACTGGCACGATCAGGCGTGCGGTTGACTAGTTTCTATGCCGCGGCATCGGTTTGCACACCTAGTCGCGCCTCCTTATTGACGGGGCTCTATCCGCCTAGAACTGGTTTGAATGGAGTCGTCAATGAACACGCGACGATTGGCTTGGATGCTGAGTCCACGACGACGATCGCTGAAGTGCTTTCCAGTGCAGGCTATGCGACTGCGGCAATTGGGAAGTGGCACCTTGGCCATCATCCGCAGTTTTTACCGACACGCCATGGCTTTGATACTTTTTATGGAATTCCTTACAGCAATGATATGGAGCCCTACGTATTCCTACGCGATGAAGCGGTGATTGAGAATCCTTACGAGCAGGCAACGCTTTCGCGTCGTGTGACGGATGAGGCGATTCGATTCATCGATGCTAGCGCCGAGAAGCCATTCTTTATTTATTTGGCGCACCCGATGCCGCATAAACCACTCGCGACGACTGCAGCATTTACCGGTCGTTCTAAGGCCGGGCCGTATGGGGATGTGGTAGAAGAGTTGGACTTTGAGGTCGGTCGCTTATTGCAGCACCTCAATGAGCGTGGTTTGCGCGATAATACGATCGTGGTGTTTACTTCTGATAATGGTCCATGGCAGCCTTGGAACCGTGTGGACTATACTGCAGGCGGTAGTGCCGGAATGTGGCGTGGGCAAAAATCAAATCAATACGAAGGCGGCTTTCGTGTGCCAGGGATCGTGAGTTACCCCGGGGTGATACCTGCGGATCGTGTGCTCGATGGTATGTCGAGCCAGCTGGATCTGTTCGAGACCTTGCTGGCTTGGTGCGGTATCGCAGAAGCAGACATCCCATCAAATGATGGGCATAACATGGCAGAGTATTTTATCGGCACCGCGAAGAAGTCGCCACGCGAGCATTTCTTCTATTACCACTATGGGAAGCTCTGCGGTCTGCGTCACGGTGATTGGAAGATCATGTTTTCACGCAAAGTGAAGGATGACCATTGGCATGCATATGGCGACGATGCTGCTGCGGCGACCGAGTTATTCGGCGACCCTGACACCGTGCTGCCTGAGCGCTTGTTCAATCTGCAACTCGATCCGGGTGAGGCCAATGACGTGGCTGCGGATCAGATCGAAGTCATTCAGCACCTGAACGCGATTGCTACAAAAGTGCGTGCTGATTTAGGCGATAATCGTCTAGGGATCAAGGGCACTGGCCGTGGCGAACCTGGTCGCGTTGCGGAGTAG
- a CDS encoding MFS transporter yields the protein MEYCERTYENYLKDGYKRNYFVNIFDVGFYSFGINIASREVIVPALLIYLGAGNVVLSLIPSLMLIGSTLPQLLFSSKVEGMPRVFPFLRIICILQRIPWLLFAIALPLLADRHNNALIALFILSSLFSWIMAGIGKPAWSELMAKSMPSHKLGPLFSHMALIGSACTIAGSFLVGYIMKNDALAFPYNYTIIFGLSAMMLWFSFFFFNLNREPASRPAHDYQHTDLRTYLASLPQIFKNDSDLKRITLARILGQSNTIALAFLMVYAIKVAACSNADIGRFVILGTIGATVTSIAFGHLSARIGARKCLMLSALFCILTLTIPLLSISIAALSVAFIFQAMNKTSQQICSDLLVINHAGSKKRPTHIALAGTLSAPFLILYALGAAALVEFTGFTLPFLIAILCNIGAILVLLKLPEPTKHS from the coding sequence ATGGAATACTGCGAACGCACCTACGAAAACTATTTAAAAGACGGATATAAACGAAATTACTTCGTCAATATATTCGACGTCGGGTTCTACAGCTTCGGGATCAATATCGCATCCCGCGAAGTCATCGTGCCCGCATTACTCATCTACCTCGGGGCAGGCAATGTAGTGCTTTCGCTGATACCATCACTGATGCTGATCGGTTCAACACTGCCGCAACTACTGTTCTCCTCTAAAGTCGAAGGCATGCCTCGCGTCTTTCCCTTCCTGCGTATCATTTGTATTCTGCAGCGTATCCCATGGCTCCTGTTCGCTATCGCCCTGCCGTTGCTAGCAGATCGCCACAACAATGCACTGATCGCACTTTTCATCCTATCGTCTTTGTTTTCGTGGATCATGGCAGGTATCGGCAAGCCCGCGTGGAGCGAACTGATGGCCAAGTCGATGCCATCACACAAGCTCGGCCCACTCTTCAGCCACATGGCACTCATCGGTAGCGCATGCACCATCGCGGGCAGTTTCTTGGTGGGCTACATCATGAAGAACGACGCGCTCGCATTTCCCTACAACTATACCATCATCTTCGGGCTATCCGCCATGATGTTGTGGTTCTCCTTCTTCTTTTTTAATCTGAATCGCGAACCCGCCAGTCGCCCTGCTCACGACTATCAGCACACCGATCTAAGAACCTACCTCGCGAGCCTTCCACAAATTTTCAAGAACGATTCGGATCTAAAGCGCATCACACTCGCCCGCATCTTAGGCCAATCCAACACCATCGCACTCGCATTCTTAATGGTTTACGCGATCAAAGTGGCAGCCTGCAGCAATGCCGATATCGGCCGGTTTGTCATACTCGGCACGATCGGGGCAACAGTGACTTCGATCGCATTCGGCCACCTAAGTGCACGTATCGGCGCTCGTAAATGCCTCATGCTCTCAGCGCTCTTCTGCATCCTAACACTGACCATTCCACTACTCAGTATCTCGATCGCCGCTCTTTCTGTCGCCTTCATTTTTCAAGCGATGAACAAAACCAGCCAGCAGATTTGCAGCGACTTGCTCGTCATCAATCATGCAGGCTCTAAAAAGCGCCCCACGCACATCGCACTCGCTGGCACACTCTCCGCGCCCTTCTTGATCCTCTACGCACTCGGCGCAGCCGCACTCGTTGAGTTCACTGGCTTCACACTCCCATTCCTCATCGCAATTCTCTGTAATATCGGAGCAATACTTGTCCTACTTAAATTGCCCGAGCCCACCAAACACAGCTAA
- a CDS encoding nucleoside hydrolase — protein MLKRDALLEFPEGQIRVVLDTDAYNEIDDQFAIVYTVLSPERMRLEAIYAAPFLNQRSESAADGMEKSFEEIERLLGFLKTGDRIPAYRGSLAFLKDAPEPVATPAVQDLIERAREREQGPLYVMAIGAITNVASALLLAPDIVDNVVVVWLGGHADHWPHNYEFNLRQDPYSVRAVLQSGVAVWRVPCVPVADHLMMTTYELEAYLLGKGELADYLCKIFREYREHEGAWSKVIWDIAVVAWLLNPDWVPSELAPSLDLPLEDPLKWDYAKTGSVVRTATMVHRDAVFTDLFQKVLDWSAQE, from the coding sequence ATGTTGAAAAGAGACGCTTTACTTGAATTTCCCGAAGGACAGATCCGCGTGGTATTAGATACGGATGCCTACAACGAAATTGATGATCAGTTTGCGATTGTTTATACGGTGCTCTCGCCCGAGCGGATGCGATTGGAAGCGATTTATGCGGCGCCGTTTTTGAATCAGCGCTCGGAGAGTGCGGCCGATGGCATGGAGAAGAGCTTTGAGGAGATTGAGCGCTTGCTTGGCTTTTTGAAGACAGGTGATCGTATTCCTGCATATCGTGGCTCGTTGGCTTTTTTGAAAGATGCGCCTGAGCCAGTGGCGACGCCTGCTGTTCAAGACTTGATCGAGCGCGCGCGCGAGCGCGAGCAGGGGCCGTTGTATGTGATGGCGATTGGTGCGATTACGAATGTGGCTTCGGCTTTGTTGCTGGCGCCCGACATCGTCGATAATGTGGTAGTGGTTTGGCTCGGTGGTCACGCGGATCATTGGCCGCATAATTATGAGTTCAACCTGCGCCAAGATCCATATTCGGTGCGTGCGGTGTTGCAGAGTGGTGTGGCAGTGTGGCGTGTGCCATGCGTGCCGGTGGCGGATCACTTGATGATGACGACCTATGAGCTGGAAGCTTACTTGCTGGGCAAGGGGGAGCTGGCCGATTATTTATGTAAGATCTTTCGCGAGTATCGCGAACATGAGGGTGCCTGGTCGAAAGTGATTTGGGATATCGCCGTGGTGGCTTGGTTGTTGAATCCGGACTGGGTGCCGAGTGAGTTAGCGCCGAGTCTAGATTTGCCGTTGGAAGATCCATTGAAGTGGGATTATGCGAAGACGGGATCTGTAGTGCGCACGGCAACGATGGTGCATCGCGATGCCGTGTTTACCGATCTCTTTCAGAAGGTGTTGGATTGGTCGGCGCAGGAGTAG
- a CDS encoding sulfatase-like hydrolase/transferase: MSHTVRPKAIILIQSDQHRADCLGCNGHPLVQTPNMDRMAANGLNHKQAHTPAPVCTPARTCLETGMWAAEHGTIHNWDGPSPKYIQPGINTWAKAFSEHGWSCDYIGRWHVTPEHTPTDFGYCSYLSDHDYNQWRAAEGLQSLDPVTSEIGIDAFLGCTDPHITADQSELGWLMDRALDRITERAATDAPFLIRLDSFAPHLPNRVPEPYASMYAPDSIEPWGSFDDQFVNKPYIQKQQLETWNIADFSWLDWAPVVSRYLGDITLLDHQIGRLMEHLEQLGILDDTLIIYTSDHGDMCGGHRMLDKHFIMYDDVTRVPLILHWPNGIKQNANIEHFVSQAIDIPVTLCEVAGVPVPETFSGQSLLDPSVKPRETIYSAYDGNQFGLYTQRMVRTHEWKYVWNATDIDELYDLTNDPHELENRIKDANCTETISDLRKELAAWHKQTHDPMDNPWVRDALLSGRVQ; encoded by the coding sequence ATGTCACACACCGTCCGCCCTAAAGCCATTATTCTGATTCAATCCGATCAGCACCGTGCTGATTGCCTCGGTTGCAATGGCCACCCGTTGGTGCAAACGCCCAACATGGATCGGATGGCTGCGAATGGGCTGAATCATAAACAAGCGCACACACCCGCGCCAGTTTGCACGCCAGCCCGCACCTGCCTAGAGACAGGCATGTGGGCTGCCGAGCACGGCACGATTCACAACTGGGATGGCCCGTCGCCCAAATACATACAGCCCGGCATCAACACCTGGGCAAAGGCATTTAGCGAACACGGCTGGAGCTGCGACTATATTGGCCGCTGGCATGTCACTCCTGAGCACACGCCAACGGACTTCGGCTACTGCAGCTATCTCAGTGATCACGATTACAACCAATGGCGCGCAGCGGAGGGGCTTCAATCACTGGATCCCGTCACCTCCGAAATCGGCATCGACGCCTTCCTCGGTTGCACTGATCCACACATCACCGCCGATCAATCCGAGCTCGGTTGGTTAATGGATCGCGCGTTAGATCGCATAACAGAACGCGCCGCCACCGACGCACCGTTCCTCATTCGTCTCGATAGTTTCGCGCCACACCTGCCCAACCGAGTGCCAGAGCCGTATGCCTCGATGTATGCGCCCGACAGCATTGAGCCTTGGGGTAGCTTCGACGATCAATTCGTCAACAAGCCCTACATACAGAAACAACAACTAGAGACCTGGAACATCGCCGACTTCAGCTGGCTAGACTGGGCACCCGTTGTCAGCCGCTACCTCGGCGATATCACCCTACTCGACCATCAAATCGGTCGACTCATGGAGCACCTTGAACAACTCGGCATTCTCGACGACACACTCATCATTTATACGTCTGACCACGGCGACATGTGCGGCGGCCATCGCATGCTCGATAAGCATTTTATTATGTATGACGACGTCACCCGCGTGCCGCTGATCCTACATTGGCCAAACGGTATCAAACAGAACGCCAATATCGAGCACTTCGTCTCACAAGCAATCGATATTCCCGTCACACTCTGCGAAGTCGCCGGCGTGCCCGTGCCTGAAACCTTCAGCGGGCAGTCGCTGCTAGACCCGTCGGTCAAGCCACGCGAAACTATTTACTCCGCCTACGACGGCAATCAGTTCGGCCTTTACACACAACGCATGGTGCGCACCCACGAATGGAAATACGTGTGGAATGCGACCGACATCGACGAACTCTACGATCTGACAAACGATCCACACGAATTAGAGAACCGCATCAAAGACGCCAACTGCACCGAGACCATCAGTGATCTAAGGAAAGAGTTAGCCGCATGGCATAAGCAAACGCACGACCCCATGGACAACCCCTGGGTGCGCGATGCACTACTCTCAGGGCGTGTGCAGTAA
- a CDS encoding PEP-CTERM sorting domain-containing protein codes for MHTPLSKTLTLVAPFALAASLSHATLVSEESFSYTAGDLNGNGSAADAGWDGAWVDDQSTDVQVGASSLSFGSLSTAGGSISKSVNGQQSLTRATTFTPGANPDLWMSFLFSFDDAQGGQLAGTDMLHIGLANADNSGNDEAGLRIQSDGSNGLLAYLDNDGNLSAASFAMAEATTYLFVFNMNTAGNLSLTINPTNIGSTDLAPSGGTTIVSSEATAADNYNFFRIRTRKAANDWSADEIRFGSSYADVVPVPEPGTYALLAGMCAFSAVALRRRQS; via the coding sequence ATGCATACACCATTATCCAAAACACTCACACTTGTTGCACCTTTTGCGTTGGCAGCGTCACTATCCCATGCCACACTCGTTAGCGAAGAGTCTTTCTCTTACACGGCTGGCGACCTAAACGGCAACGGCTCAGCTGCAGACGCAGGCTGGGATGGCGCGTGGGTCGATGACCAATCAACAGATGTCCAAGTCGGCGCGTCCAGCTTAAGCTTTGGCTCACTTTCAACAGCTGGTGGCAGCATTTCTAAAAGTGTAAACGGACAACAGTCGCTAACACGTGCAACAACATTCACTCCAGGTGCGAATCCAGACCTATGGATGAGCTTCCTGTTTAGCTTTGACGACGCCCAAGGCGGTCAACTTGCAGGGACGGACATGCTCCACATTGGCTTAGCAAATGCTGACAACTCGGGAAATGATGAAGCTGGCTTACGCATCCAAAGCGACGGATCTAATGGCCTTCTAGCATACCTAGACAACGATGGCAACCTATCCGCAGCATCGTTCGCGATGGCTGAAGCAACAACATACCTGTTCGTGTTCAATATGAACACAGCTGGCAACTTGTCACTAACGATCAATCCAACCAACATAGGATCCACAGATCTCGCGCCATCAGGAGGCACAACAATTGTATCGTCAGAAGCGACTGCAGCCGACAATTACAACTTCTTCCGCATTCGCACACGAAAGGCCGCCAATGACTGGTCAGCAGACGAAATCCGCTTCGGATCATCCTACGCAGATGTTGTGCCCGTCCCAGAGCCCGGCACTTACGCACTCCTCGCGGGCATGTGCGCATTCAGCGCCGTCGCGCTGCGCCGCCGCCAGTCATAA
- a CDS encoding SGNH/GDSL hydrolase family protein: protein MTHSVKALPSGKALIPDAYTNRDSWEQVKKRVPIANPSMLSQNPAFDFVEADAALPNVLLIGDSISIGYTIPVRERLAGKANVYRVPTNGGWTYRGLQELSQWLSDVEWDVIHFNWGLHDLKRHNPLVTDGVDDRQGTEDINDDFLVTPELYRQNLHKLVSQLKLTNAKLIWASTTPVPGGTVNRISSDELAYNAIANGVMAAHSIEINDLHAAMRPHLKEFQKIKDVHYTPEGSAFLAERVALKIETSLK from the coding sequence ATGACACACTCAGTAAAGGCCCTTCCCTCAGGAAAGGCTCTAATACCTGACGCATACACAAATCGAGACAGTTGGGAGCAAGTCAAAAAACGCGTGCCAATTGCCAACCCAAGCATGCTAAGTCAGAATCCCGCTTTCGACTTCGTCGAAGCAGACGCAGCGCTTCCAAATGTCTTGCTCATTGGAGATTCGATTTCAATCGGATATACCATCCCCGTTCGAGAGCGACTCGCGGGAAAAGCAAATGTCTATCGCGTCCCGACCAATGGCGGCTGGACGTATCGAGGTCTCCAAGAGTTGAGTCAGTGGCTCAGCGACGTCGAATGGGATGTGATACATTTCAATTGGGGGCTACATGATCTGAAACGTCACAATCCTTTGGTCACAGATGGAGTGGACGATCGCCAGGGGACCGAAGACATCAACGATGACTTTCTGGTTACCCCAGAGTTGTATCGCCAGAATTTGCACAAATTAGTCAGCCAACTGAAGCTGACGAACGCGAAGCTAATCTGGGCTTCGACAACCCCCGTTCCTGGTGGCACTGTCAACCGCATCAGCAGCGATGAGCTCGCGTATAATGCGATTGCCAACGGAGTCATGGCGGCGCACTCCATCGAAATCAATGATTTGCATGCTGCCATGCGCCCACACCTCAAAGAATTTCAAAAAATAAAGGACGTTCATTACACCCCAGAAGGCAGTGCATTCCTTGCAGAACGGGTTGCCCTAAAAATAGAAACTTCTTTGAAGTAG
- a CDS encoding sulfatase: protein MNTLRLAATLCLSLCALLPAGATIAQKNILFIIIDDLNMDVGVYGNAEVSTPNIDQLAAEGLTFDRAYTNGTICSASRNSFLAGIRTKSGSPTDYVFNQPINPNNGNPNSNYVPNFKSLPRHFKDNGFHTAGIGKVFHDISHTTPGDFDVTVSEEDDGDIKIRDEDGKLISNFYRVESIERKFDSATDAATGAGTNMGRDDADEEYMDGANFLELEKFVETTWDREKPFFISYGIHKPHTSLTCPKRFWDLYDRASLTLPEVPEGWEPPNAWTLGGHDGVTFTEADWRLVIHAYYACISWADYLVGSAIQLLEDEGVLDNTLIVLTTDHGWHNGRNKRLQKHILLSGTTQVPLIVWDPGTVPAGTRTDTIAELVDIYPTLVDWADLPLPAHVAEMDGKSLVPVLKDPSINLPSKAFIFRSTKHLATQVSANGERVQTARYAFVRWNVSNDTNHIYPEEIYYELYDSLADPEEYVNLAYDSNYLAIRDYLEHVVDNRTTTPSTYAQWELLNIPPDMARGQDGDADGDNITNYMEWATGSDPLNGASRKVIDLTTRTNGQHEVGFRISNSQNGIVEIMADDDLNGLAATTPVWSSTDTDAFNTAHPAVISVTDTPTYKSIELDASPTENSNRRFFMLRATDAP from the coding sequence ATGAACACGCTTCGCCTAGCTGCCACACTTTGCCTGTCGCTCTGCGCTCTGCTTCCCGCAGGTGCCACGATTGCACAGAAAAATATCCTATTCATCATCATCGACGATTTAAACATGGACGTCGGCGTCTACGGAAACGCAGAAGTCTCTACGCCCAATATCGACCAACTCGCCGCCGAAGGCCTCACCTTCGACCGCGCCTACACCAACGGCACGATTTGCAGCGCGAGTCGCAACTCCTTCCTCGCTGGCATCCGCACTAAAAGCGGCAGCCCGACTGATTATGTCTTCAACCAACCGATCAACCCTAATAACGGCAACCCCAACAGCAATTACGTCCCTAATTTCAAGTCGCTCCCACGACACTTTAAAGACAACGGGTTTCATACCGCAGGCATCGGTAAAGTCTTTCACGACATCAGCCATACGACTCCAGGTGACTTTGATGTCACCGTCAGTGAAGAAGACGACGGCGATATAAAAATCCGCGATGAAGACGGAAAACTCATTTCAAATTTCTATCGCGTGGAATCGATCGAGCGAAAGTTCGACTCCGCCACAGACGCTGCCACTGGCGCAGGCACCAACATGGGACGCGACGACGCAGACGAGGAATACATGGACGGTGCCAACTTCCTTGAACTCGAAAAGTTCGTCGAAACCACTTGGGATCGCGAAAAGCCTTTTTTTATTTCCTATGGTATCCATAAACCACATACATCACTGACGTGCCCCAAGCGCTTCTGGGATCTCTACGATCGTGCCAGCCTGACACTGCCAGAGGTTCCAGAGGGATGGGAGCCCCCCAACGCATGGACCCTCGGCGGACATGACGGCGTGACTTTCACTGAAGCCGATTGGCGGCTAGTCATTCACGCCTACTATGCCTGTATTTCATGGGCCGACTATTTAGTCGGCAGTGCCATCCAGCTACTCGAGGATGAGGGCGTCCTCGATAACACACTCATCGTTCTCACGACTGATCATGGCTGGCACAATGGTCGCAACAAGCGCCTCCAAAAGCATATTTTATTAAGTGGAACCACGCAGGTGCCCTTAATCGTTTGGGATCCAGGGACCGTGCCCGCTGGCACTCGCACGGACACCATCGCCGAGCTCGTCGATATCTACCCCACTCTAGTCGACTGGGCAGACCTGCCCCTGCCGGCACACGTCGCAGAGATGGATGGCAAATCGCTCGTCCCCGTGCTCAAAGATCCGAGCATCAACCTACCGTCCAAGGCATTCATCTTCAGAAGCACAAAACATCTTGCAACCCAAGTCAGCGCAAACGGTGAACGCGTGCAGACCGCACGTTACGCATTCGTTCGCTGGAATGTTAGCAATGACACCAATCATATTTACCCAGAAGAGATTTACTACGAGCTCTATGACTCCCTCGCCGATCCAGAAGAATACGTGAATCTCGCTTACGACTCAAACTACCTAGCGATCCGTGATTATCTTGAGCACGTCGTGGACAATCGCACGACCACGCCCTCCACCTACGCACAATGGGAGCTCCTTAATATCCCACCCGACATGGCTCGTGGCCAAGATGGCGATGCCGACGGCGACAACATCACCAACTACATGGAGTGGGCGACCGGCAGCGACCCTCTCAACGGCGCTTCGCGCAAAGTCATCGACTTAACCACACGCACAAACGGTCAGCACGAAGTCGGATTCCGTATTTCCAACAGTCAAAATGGCATCGTCGAGATCATGGCCGATGACGACCTAAACGGACTCGCCGCAACCACTCCCGTTTGGAGCAGCACCGATACAGATGCTTTCAATACCGCGCACCCTGCGGTCATATCCGTCACTGACACCCCTACATACAAAAGCATCGAACTCGATGCCTCACCCACGGAAAACTCCAACCGGCGCTTCTTTATGCTACGCGCGACCGACGCACCTTAA
- a CDS encoding sulfatase-like hydrolase/transferase, protein MKKRNIILLCPDEMKATALGCYGNTHPVSPHIDQLAAEAAYQFEQCHTVHPKCTPSRCSLLTGTYPHELGHRTLDIHTAPHEPNHIRTLKEQHGYQTALIGKNHVVDAETMPLTFDYRIDGPGKQQLEPIQTPMPRGSYWVGKDPNKYEDFKDTTQTDCALEWIDQLRDPEKPFFLWLNWGLPHPPYSAPSNFYGVTDRSKIKLPTFDDPTDKPGYHKALHEAYGLDRMTDEDWIEVIGTYYDMVAFIDHETKRINDYLHEKGMAEDTIVVFWSDHGDFAGEHQLPEKWDTSFYDCITRVPLMMWGGGIQKGSSDALVESIDIFPTLFEFMGYAPIRGIAGRSALPVMNGDSDTHRDFVFCQGGQEPEMLKLVVAPDAKPRPCTAYQQKQSALYLNTSINIRAKMIRDHDWKYIYHQSGFEELYDLKQDPDEIINLAHSEPNHKQLPHRRMQLMNKLVDAETRWPDQAYLES, encoded by the coding sequence ATGAAAAAACGAAATATCATTCTCCTGTGCCCCGATGAAATGAAGGCAACCGCACTCGGTTGCTATGGCAACACACACCCCGTCAGTCCGCACATCGATCAGCTCGCAGCGGAGGCAGCTTATCAATTCGAGCAATGCCACACGGTGCACCCGAAATGCACACCCTCACGCTGCTCATTACTCACCGGCACCTACCCGCATGAGCTCGGGCATCGCACGCTCGACATTCACACGGCTCCACACGAGCCCAACCACATTCGCACCCTCAAGGAGCAGCACGGCTACCAGACAGCACTCATCGGCAAGAACCACGTGGTTGATGCAGAGACAATGCCCCTCACCTTCGACTACCGCATCGATGGACCAGGCAAGCAACAGCTCGAGCCAATCCAAACACCGATGCCCCGCGGGTCATATTGGGTGGGTAAAGATCCAAACAAATACGAAGACTTTAAAGATACCACACAAACCGATTGTGCACTCGAGTGGATTGATCAACTACGCGATCCAGAAAAGCCGTTTTTCCTATGGCTCAATTGGGGACTACCACACCCACCCTACAGTGCTCCTTCAAACTTCTACGGTGTAACTGATCGCTCCAAAATCAAGCTGCCGACATTCGATGATCCAACGGATAAGCCAGGCTACCATAAAGCACTTCACGAAGCATATGGTCTCGATCGCATGACCGACGAGGATTGGATCGAAGTAATCGGGACTTACTACGATATGGTCGCCTTCATTGACCATGAAACCAAACGTATCAATGACTACCTGCATGAAAAAGGCATGGCAGAGGACACCATCGTCGTCTTTTGGTCAGATCATGGGGACTTCGCTGGCGAGCATCAATTGCCCGAAAAGTGGGATACCTCTTTCTACGACTGCATCACCCGAGTCCCGCTCATGATGTGGGGAGGTGGCATCCAGAAAGGATCCTCCGATGCACTCGTCGAGAGTATCGATATATTTCCCACCCTCTTTGAGTTTATGGGATACGCCCCAATCCGAGGCATCGCAGGTCGATCCGCATTGCCGGTAATGAATGGCGACAGCGATACGCATCGCGACTTCGTATTCTGCCAAGGCGGCCAAGAACCAGAGATGCTAAAACTCGTCGTCGCACCAGATGCCAAGCCACGGCCATGCACCGCATACCAGCAAAAACAATCTGCTCTCTACTTAAATACATCGATCAATATAAGAGCAAAAATGATACGAGATCATGATTGGAAATATATCTATCATCAATCGGGCTTTGAAGAACTTTATGACCTAAAGCAAGATCCGGACGAAATCATAAACCTCGCGCATTCAGAACCAAACCACAAACAGCTCCCCCACAGGCGAATGCAACTGATGAACAAGCTCGTCGATGCTGAAACACGCTGGCCGGACCAAGCATACCTAGAGTCCTAA